One Triplophysa dalaica isolate WHDGS20190420 chromosome 1, ASM1584641v1, whole genome shotgun sequence DNA segment encodes these proteins:
- the ankrd53 gene encoding ankyrin repeat domain-containing protein 53 isoform X2, producing the protein MSVPGKPRSVVRQPREVARDSDVFHAATCGSLEWLSLSLKRAQKPLHTDKHGLSVLHIASLYGHLECMKLLLNAGDVVDVNAVCPRGRRPIHMVLTAQSRPNTHACLTYLLDHEAQTNVTDEGLSPLHLAAAEGLRDCTETLVRNKADTHARDNRGHTALDLARIWGHRSIARFLKDAMWKKDKEQEKVKHKQLHQLRQDLLTMTESREKMVRLCVKKQTRRQRPINVKQTPRHAFCQPAELESTDDPRKCHPGKQTENCSISTITSKPPPGSIGRSRGVPSATNLHHSVRLDCWKDGRSRYMASWDGVEHSLPDLPLNDLLKGLLPYAFPSRIESPLDFQSSSVLDVPRLGRTLKPDGSPWTEVAMHLTEEFQPGHY; encoded by the exons ATGAG TGTCCCGGGTAAACCGCGTTCAGTGGTTCGGCAGCCGCGTGAAGTTGCGCGCGACAGTGACGTGTTTCACGCCGCTACGTGTGGAAGCCTCGAGTGGTTGAGTTTGAGTCTGAAGCGAGCGCAGAAACCACTGCACACTGACAAACAC GGTCTTAGTGTTCTTCATATAGCATCACTCTATGGACATTTGGAGTGTATGAAGCTCCTGCTGAACGCTGGTGATGTTGTGGACGTCAATGCTGTCTGTCCTCGTGGACGCAGACCCATACACATGGTGTTAACTGCTCAGAGTCGACCCAACACACACGCCTGTCTCACTTACCTGCTGGACCATGAAGCACAGACCAATGT GACAGATGAAGGGTTGAGTCCATTGCATCTGGCTGCTGCTGAAGGTCTGAGAGACTGCACTGAGACACTTGTGAGAAATAAAGCAGACACACACGCTCGAGACAACAGAGGTCACACGGCGCTTGACCTAGCTCGCATCTGGGGTCACAGGTCCATTGCCAG GTTTCTCAAAGATGCCATGTGGAAGAAAGACAAAGAGCAGGAGAAGGTGAAACACAAACAGCTGCATCAACTCCGACAGGACCTGCTcacaatgacagagagcagagAAAAG ATGGTCAGATTGTGTGTGAAAAAACAGACAAGGAGGCAACGCCCCATAAATGTCAAGCAAACCCCCCGACATGCCTTCTGTCAACCTGCTGAGCTAGAGTCGACAGATGATCCCAGAAAATGTCACCCTGGCAAACAGACAGAAAATTGTAGCATCTCAACCATCACTTCCAAACCTCCTCCCGGGAGCATCGGTCGATCTCGGGGGGTTCCATCTGCGACAAATTTGCATCATAGTGTGAGGCTCGACTGCTGGAAAGATGGCCGCTCTCGCTACATGGCTTCATGGGATGGCGTTGAACATTCATTGCCCGACCTGCCACTGAACGATCTTTTGAAAGGTCTGCTTCCATATGCGTTCCCATCCCGGATTGAATCTCCTCTGGATTTTCAGAGTTCTAGTGTGCTTGATGTGCCTCGGTTAGGCCGGACCTTAAAACCTGATGGATCACCGTGGACCGAGGTGGCCATGCATCTTACAGAGGAGTTCCAGCCAGGACACTATTAG
- the tex261 gene encoding protein TEX261 encodes MWFIYVLSWLSLVIQICFVTLAIAAGLYYLAELIEEYTVATSRIIKYMILFSTAVLVGLYLFEGFPTLMIGVGLFTNLVYFGLLQTFPYILLTSPNFILSCVLVVLNHYMAFQYFAEEYYPFSEVLAYFTICLWVIPFSFFVSLSAGENVLPSTMQQGDDVVSNYFTKGKRGKRSGILLIFSFLKEAVLPSRQKMY; translated from the exons ATGTGGTTTATTTATGTACTCAGCTGGTTGTCGCTTGTGATACAGATATGTTTCGTTACCCTCGCTATAG CTGCGGGTCTGTATTATTTGGCAGAGTTAATAGAGGAGTACACAGTCGCCACCAGTcgcattataaaatatatgatacTG TTCTCCACAGCAGTTCTGGTGGGACTCTATCTGTTCGAGGGTTTCCCCACGCTCATGATCGGAGTGGGTCTCTTCACTAACTTGGTTTACTTTGGTTTACTGCAGACATTTCCCTACATCTTGCTCACCTCACCAAACTTTATCCTCTCATGTG TGTTGGTTGTTCTAAACCACTATATGGCCTTCCAGTATTTTGCAGAGGAGTATTATCCATTTTCAGAG GTTCTCGCTTATTTCACGATTTGCTTATGGGTGATTCCTTTCTCGTTCTTCGTGTCTCTTTCTGCTGGAGAGAACGTCCTCCCATCCACAATGCAACAGGGTG ATGATGTCGTTTCAAATTATTTCACCAAAGGGAAGCGGGGCAAGCGTTCGGGCATTCTTCTCATATTCTCATTCTTGAAGGAAGCCGTTTTGCCAAGTCGACAAAAGATGTACTAA
- the shtn2 gene encoding shootin-1 encodes MSDSEDESISEDERDIECEILEKERDDANEKLSMMGKASSQLLKELDMLEMQFQIERSCRETAEAFALKVSKDFKVLKRKSQAILPLIPEMPENLSVLNLDLKTDPDSDSEPGPDEESDEDPLLKSQNQIKELQSSVDRLLGEKIQLCEQVELLKKEKEELKEKLLLEDGEKEALLKKLSKHNRTVNKMKRVSQLVTEEFAEMSHKLEMEQGLRQHAEVFAHQMLVKQRENERQTLKLIQNAEAEKQLQQALNQVSDIGKNLKEIRLCFQTQLKQSQTVAEELNSLSDLAAVRTKLEISEEERSNLETQLKDSQQSLNELQEETKQLRDKLRKMEEISSLKSDQSKEENEILVGQPSLPPPPPPPPPPPPPPPSLTVTDPLKVLRDKKKVRDATETAKPQMTENIKFRAVDEMMERIKKGIILRPILKPAQGESEDENAWKEQRSENRKSAVLELQGMLNSIKRSGPRRSQSKKRCSRNIAEAELQMVLQRRRRAIGDDKGTPSAPPKPKESPAAISSPWAGQSGSAPVLRRLQQNREKRASRIKASESIIWEDK; translated from the exons ATGTCAG ATTCAGAGGATGAGAGCATCTCAGAAGATGAAAGAGACATTGAG TGTGAGATTCTGGAGAAAGAGCGAGACGATGCCAATGAAAAACTGTCAATGATGGGGAAAG CATCTTCTCAGCTGCTCAAGGAGTTGGATATGTTAGAGATGCAGTTTCAGATTGAGCGTTCCTGCAGGGAAACCGCAGAGGCTTTTGCACTGAAG GTTTCAAAGGATTTCAAGGTATTAAAGAGGAAAAGCCAAGCCATTCTTCCTCTGATCCCTGAGATGCCGGAAAACCTCTCTGTCCTGAACCTTGACCTGAAGACTGACCCAGACTCTGACTCTGAGCCGGGTCCAGATGAAGAGAGCGACGAAGATCCACTTCTGAAGAGTCAGAATCAGATTAAAG AGCTCCAGTCATCAGTGGATCGGTTACTCGGAGAGAAGATTCAACTGTGTGAGCAGGTGGAACTCCttaagaaagagaaagaagaactaAAGGAAAAG CTGTTGCTGGAGGACGGCGAGAAGGAGGCTCTTCTGAAGAAACTCAGCAAGCACAACAGAactgtgaataaaatgaaaagag tatCACAGCTTGTTACAGAAGAGTTTGCCGAGATGTCACACAAGCTTGAAATGGAGCAAGGACTCAGACAGCATGCTGAAGTTTTTGCACATCAG ATGCTggtgaaacagagagaaaacgAGAGACAGACTTTGAAACTCATACAAAACGCTGAGGCTGAAAAACAACTACAACAAGCTCTGAATCAAGTGTCTGATATTGGCAAAAATCTGAAAGAGATACGACTGTGTTTTCAAACCCAG CTAAAACAGTCACAGACAGTGGCTGAGGAGCTCAACAGTTTATCAGATCTCGCAGCTGTGAGAACAAAGCTGGAGATCAGCGAGGAAGAAAGAAGCAACTTGGaaacacaactaaaagactCACAACAATCTTTAAATGAACTCCAAGAGGAAA CCAAACAGCTCCGGGATAAACTGAGAAAAATGGAGGAGATTTCTTCTCTCAAATCTGACCAATCAAAAGAGGAAAATGAAATTCTAGTTGGTCAGCCATCCCTACCTCCTCCGCCTCCACCACCTCCTCCACCTCCACCGCCTCCGCCATCTTTAACAGTCACAGA CCCATTGAAGGTCTTGAGGGACAAAAAGAAGGTTAGAGATGCCACTGAAACTGCAA AACCCCAAATGACTGAGAATATAAAGTTCAGAGCTGTGGATGAGATGATGGAGAGAATCAAAAAAGGAATTATACTTAGACCTATTCTTAAACCGGCACAG GGTGAATCAGAGGATGAAAATGCATGGAAG GAACAAAGATCTGAGAACCGAAAATCAGCTGTTCTGGAATTGCAGGGGATGCTG AATTCCATAAAGAGGTCTGGCCCCCGCCGCAGCCAATCTAAAAAACGCTGCAGCCGTAATATTGCGGAGGCGGAGCTTCAGATGGTGCTCCAGAGACGGAGGCGGGCCATCGGGGATGACAAAGGTACCCCATCTGCTCCACCAAAGCCCAAAG AGTCACCTGCAGCGATCTCTTCGCCCTGGGCCGGTCAGAGTGGAAGCGCCCCTGTCCTCAGAAGACTTCAACAGAACCGTGAGAAGAGAGCTTCTCGCATAAAGGCCTCTGAATCTATTATATGGGAGGATAAGTAA
- the ankrd53 gene encoding ankyrin repeat domain-containing protein 53 isoform X1 → MSVPGKPRSVVRQPREVARDSDVFHAATCGSLEWLSLSLKRAQKPLHTDKHGLSVLHIASLYGHLECMKLLLNAGDVVDVNAVCPRGRRPIHMVLTAQSRPNTHACLTYLLDHEAQTNVRTDEGLSPLHLAAAEGLRDCTETLVRNKADTHARDNRGHTALDLARIWGHRSIARFLKDAMWKKDKEQEKVKHKQLHQLRQDLLTMTESREKMVRLCVKKQTRRQRPINVKQTPRHAFCQPAELESTDDPRKCHPGKQTENCSISTITSKPPPGSIGRSRGVPSATNLHHSVRLDCWKDGRSRYMASWDGVEHSLPDLPLNDLLKGLLPYAFPSRIESPLDFQSSSVLDVPRLGRTLKPDGSPWTEVAMHLTEEFQPGHY, encoded by the exons ATGAG TGTCCCGGGTAAACCGCGTTCAGTGGTTCGGCAGCCGCGTGAAGTTGCGCGCGACAGTGACGTGTTTCACGCCGCTACGTGTGGAAGCCTCGAGTGGTTGAGTTTGAGTCTGAAGCGAGCGCAGAAACCACTGCACACTGACAAACAC GGTCTTAGTGTTCTTCATATAGCATCACTCTATGGACATTTGGAGTGTATGAAGCTCCTGCTGAACGCTGGTGATGTTGTGGACGTCAATGCTGTCTGTCCTCGTGGACGCAGACCCATACACATGGTGTTAACTGCTCAGAGTCGACCCAACACACACGCCTGTCTCACTTACCTGCTGGACCATGAAGCACAGACCAATGT AAGGACAGATGAAGGGTTGAGTCCATTGCATCTGGCTGCTGCTGAAGGTCTGAGAGACTGCACTGAGACACTTGTGAGAAATAAAGCAGACACACACGCTCGAGACAACAGAGGTCACACGGCGCTTGACCTAGCTCGCATCTGGGGTCACAGGTCCATTGCCAG GTTTCTCAAAGATGCCATGTGGAAGAAAGACAAAGAGCAGGAGAAGGTGAAACACAAACAGCTGCATCAACTCCGACAGGACCTGCTcacaatgacagagagcagagAAAAG ATGGTCAGATTGTGTGTGAAAAAACAGACAAGGAGGCAACGCCCCATAAATGTCAAGCAAACCCCCCGACATGCCTTCTGTCAACCTGCTGAGCTAGAGTCGACAGATGATCCCAGAAAATGTCACCCTGGCAAACAGACAGAAAATTGTAGCATCTCAACCATCACTTCCAAACCTCCTCCCGGGAGCATCGGTCGATCTCGGGGGGTTCCATCTGCGACAAATTTGCATCATAGTGTGAGGCTCGACTGCTGGAAAGATGGCCGCTCTCGCTACATGGCTTCATGGGATGGCGTTGAACATTCATTGCCCGACCTGCCACTGAACGATCTTTTGAAAGGTCTGCTTCCATATGCGTTCCCATCCCGGATTGAATCTCCTCTGGATTTTCAGAGTTCTAGTGTGCTTGATGTGCCTCGGTTAGGCCGGACCTTAAAACCTGATGGATCACCGTGGACCGAGGTGGCCATGCATCTTACAGAGGAGTTCCAGCCAGGACACTATTAG
- the ankrd53 gene encoding ankyrin repeat domain-containing protein 53 isoform X3 has product MSVPGKPRSVVRQPREVARDSDVFHAATCGSLEWLSLSLKRAQKPLHTDKHGLSVLHIASLYGHLECMKLLLNAGDVVDVNAVCPRGRRPIHMVLTAQSRPNTHACLTYLLDHEAQTNVRTDEGLSPLHLAAAEGLRDCTETLVRNKADTHARDNRGHTALDLARIWGHRSIARFLKDAMWKKDKEQEKVKHKQLHQLRQDLLTMTESREKMVRLCVKKQTRRQRPINVKQTPRHAFCQPAELESTDDPRKCHPGKQTENCSISTITSKPPPGSIGRSRGVPSATNLHHSVRLDCWKDGRSRYMASWDGVEHSLPDLPLNDLLKGRTLKPDGSPWTEVAMHLTEEFQPGHY; this is encoded by the exons ATGAG TGTCCCGGGTAAACCGCGTTCAGTGGTTCGGCAGCCGCGTGAAGTTGCGCGCGACAGTGACGTGTTTCACGCCGCTACGTGTGGAAGCCTCGAGTGGTTGAGTTTGAGTCTGAAGCGAGCGCAGAAACCACTGCACACTGACAAACAC GGTCTTAGTGTTCTTCATATAGCATCACTCTATGGACATTTGGAGTGTATGAAGCTCCTGCTGAACGCTGGTGATGTTGTGGACGTCAATGCTGTCTGTCCTCGTGGACGCAGACCCATACACATGGTGTTAACTGCTCAGAGTCGACCCAACACACACGCCTGTCTCACTTACCTGCTGGACCATGAAGCACAGACCAATGT AAGGACAGATGAAGGGTTGAGTCCATTGCATCTGGCTGCTGCTGAAGGTCTGAGAGACTGCACTGAGACACTTGTGAGAAATAAAGCAGACACACACGCTCGAGACAACAGAGGTCACACGGCGCTTGACCTAGCTCGCATCTGGGGTCACAGGTCCATTGCCAG GTTTCTCAAAGATGCCATGTGGAAGAAAGACAAAGAGCAGGAGAAGGTGAAACACAAACAGCTGCATCAACTCCGACAGGACCTGCTcacaatgacagagagcagagAAAAG ATGGTCAGATTGTGTGTGAAAAAACAGACAAGGAGGCAACGCCCCATAAATGTCAAGCAAACCCCCCGACATGCCTTCTGTCAACCTGCTGAGCTAGAGTCGACAGATGATCCCAGAAAATGTCACCCTGGCAAACAGACAGAAAATTGTAGCATCTCAACCATCACTTCCAAACCTCCTCCCGGGAGCATCGGTCGATCTCGGGGGGTTCCATCTGCGACAAATTTGCATCATAGTGTGAGGCTCGACTGCTGGAAAGATGGCCGCTCTCGCTACATGGCTTCATGGGATGGCGTTGAACATTCATTGCCCGACCTGCCACTGAACGATCTTTTGAAAG GCCGGACCTTAAAACCTGATGGATCACCGTGGACCGAGGTGGCCATGCATCTTACAGAGGAGTTCCAGCCAGGACACTATTAG